The proteins below come from a single Corynebacterium cystitidis genomic window:
- a CDS encoding L-threonylcarbamoyladenylate synthase produces the protein MVSKIYDCRDAAGRKEGIARAVDAVRAGRTVVLPTDTVYGIGADAFNNDAVVSLLATKRRGPDMPVPVLVGSWDTIQGLVREFTETAQTLVEAFWPGGLSIVVPEAPSLPWNLGDTRGTVMLRMPLQPIAIELLRETGPMAVSSANISGKQPPTTAIAAKQQFGSAVGVYLDGGEASIGQPSTIIDISGREPVILREGAISAERLGEVLNLSAEQLRRN, from the coding sequence ATGGTCAGCAAGATCTACGACTGCCGTGACGCGGCAGGGCGCAAAGAAGGCATTGCGCGCGCGGTGGATGCTGTGCGTGCGGGCCGTACCGTTGTGCTGCCCACCGACACGGTTTACGGCATTGGTGCTGATGCTTTTAACAATGATGCCGTGGTAAGTTTGCTTGCCACGAAGCGTCGCGGGCCGGATATGCCGGTGCCGGTGCTTGTGGGATCGTGGGACACTATTCAAGGTCTTGTGCGCGAGTTCACCGAGACAGCACAGACCCTGGTGGAAGCATTCTGGCCCGGAGGGCTGTCGATAGTAGTGCCGGAGGCCCCGAGCCTGCCGTGGAATTTAGGCGACACCCGTGGCACAGTAATGCTGCGCATGCCCCTACAACCCATCGCCATAGAGCTGCTACGTGAGACCGGGCCGATGGCCGTATCAAGTGCCAATATCTCCGGAAAACAGCCACCGACTACTGCGATTGCGGCCAAACAACAGTTTGGCTCCGCAGTGGGGGTGTATCTTGATGGGGGAGAAGCCTCCATTGGGCAACCATCGACGATCATCGATATTTCCGGCCGTGAACCTGTAATTCTGCGCGAGGGAGCGATCAGTGCCGAACGCCTCGGGGAAGTGCTGAACCTTTCCGCGGAGCAACTCCGGAGGAATTAG
- the prmC gene encoding peptide chain release factor N(5)-glutamine methyltransferase: MKDLLEDATSRLKAAGVDSPEADAQWLAAELLGVRPLQLRQVESVPSEFFKKFEQWVSRREAREPLQHIVGSAPFGPLELAVGPGVFIPRPETESLADWAVGRIALADEPVVVDLGTGSGALALYIAHARPDARVYAVEKSRQACDYAQRNADSIGVDITLVEGDMTDPDLLAELHGTVDLVVTNPPYVPESESLQREVYADPPEAVFAGIDGMSVIRDLVPVAGFLLASGGGLGIEHDDATSAEVQEAVVKHGGFEAPESMTDLTGRDRFVITSKLAQE; encoded by the coding sequence TTGAAAGATCTCCTTGAAGACGCCACTTCCCGGCTCAAGGCTGCAGGGGTGGACAGCCCCGAGGCAGACGCTCAATGGCTCGCCGCCGAGCTGTTGGGCGTACGCCCTCTTCAGCTACGCCAGGTAGAGTCGGTGCCTTCCGAGTTCTTTAAAAAGTTTGAGCAGTGGGTTTCTCGTCGTGAAGCGCGTGAACCGCTCCAACACATCGTCGGTTCCGCACCCTTCGGGCCGCTCGAGCTAGCGGTTGGCCCCGGCGTGTTCATTCCGCGGCCCGAGACCGAGTCGCTGGCCGATTGGGCTGTCGGGCGCATCGCGCTTGCCGACGAGCCCGTCGTGGTCGATTTGGGCACGGGGTCGGGGGCACTGGCGTTATATATCGCACACGCGCGACCAGATGCGCGTGTATACGCAGTAGAGAAATCCAGGCAGGCCTGCGACTACGCCCAGCGCAATGCAGATTCAATCGGTGTAGACATCACGCTTGTTGAGGGGGACATGACTGACCCCGATTTGCTCGCAGAACTGCACGGCACAGTAGATTTGGTGGTGACTAACCCGCCATATGTTCCTGAATCAGAAAGTTTACAGCGCGAAGTCTACGCGGATCCGCCGGAGGCGGTATTTGCCGGTATCGATGGAATGAGTGTGATCCGTGATCTTGTGCCGGTTGCTGGCTTTCTGCTGGCGTCTGGTGGGGGATTGGGTATTGAACATGACGATGCGACGAGTGCTGAGGTTCAGGAGGCCGTCGTGAAGCACGGTGGGTTTGAGGCTCCCGAATCAATGACAGACCTGACCGGTCGCGACCGATTTGTGATAACGAGTAAGCTTGCACAAGAATAG
- the prfA gene encoding peptide chain release factor 1, translating to MPSEVSLVDDYVAEYQGIQAQMADPEITGDQNAFRKLSKRYAEIQPIINVNNALRQAREDHEAASEMASEDKEFAEEAERLESEIVRLEEELADLLAPRDEHDGDDVIMEIKAGAGGEEAALFAGDLANMYRRYCEKHDLGWDVLGLSESDLDGVKDMTVAIKAKTPSRDGAWSKLKFEGGVHRVQRVPVTESQGRIQTSAAGVYVYPEPEEVEAVEIDDKDIRVDVYRSSGKGGQGVNTTDSAVRITHLPTNIVVTCQNERSQIQNRARAMQVLQARLDQMKREEAEAEASEGRASQVRTMDRSERIRTYNWPENRVSDHRINYKANNLDSVLNGDMDDLITALQAHERAERLEAE from the coding sequence ATGCCCAGCGAAGTTTCACTTGTCGACGACTATGTCGCCGAATACCAGGGCATCCAGGCCCAGATGGCTGACCCGGAAATCACAGGTGACCAAAATGCGTTCCGGAAGCTGTCGAAACGCTATGCCGAGATTCAGCCGATTATCAACGTGAACAACGCGCTGCGGCAGGCCCGCGAAGACCACGAAGCGGCATCGGAGATGGCCAGCGAAGATAAGGAATTCGCTGAGGAGGCGGAGCGTCTCGAAAGTGAAATCGTGCGTCTCGAAGAGGAGTTGGCTGATTTGCTCGCTCCACGCGACGAGCACGACGGTGACGACGTGATCATGGAAATCAAGGCGGGTGCTGGTGGCGAGGAGGCCGCACTATTTGCTGGTGATCTGGCCAACATGTACCGCCGGTACTGCGAGAAGCACGACTTGGGGTGGGACGTTCTCGGACTGTCCGAGTCCGACCTCGATGGTGTGAAGGACATGACCGTAGCAATCAAAGCGAAGACTCCGTCGCGTGATGGTGCATGGTCGAAACTGAAGTTCGAAGGTGGCGTGCACCGCGTGCAGCGCGTACCCGTGACGGAATCGCAGGGGCGGATCCAGACCTCAGCAGCGGGCGTCTATGTCTACCCAGAGCCCGAGGAAGTCGAGGCCGTAGAGATCGATGACAAGGATATCCGCGTCGACGTCTACCGTTCGTCCGGAAAGGGTGGGCAGGGCGTGAACACGACTGACTCGGCGGTGCGCATCACGCACTTGCCGACGAACATTGTGGTGACCTGCCAGAATGAACGTTCACAGATTCAAAACCGGGCGCGCGCCATGCAGGTGCTCCAAGCCCGCTTGGATCAGATGAAGCGTGAAGAGGCAGAGGCAGAAGCCTCCGAGGGCCGCGCTTCGCAGGTGCGTACCATGGACCGCTCTGAGCGCATCCGCACCTATAACTGGCCCGAGAACCGTGTCTCTGATCACCGGATTAATTACAAGGCCAACAATCTGGATTCGGTTTTGAACGGTGATATGGACGATCTGATTACTGCACTGCAGGCCCACGAGCGTGCAGAACGACTCGAAGCGGAGTAA
- the rho gene encoding transcription termination factor Rho, whose protein sequence is MTETDNVATQNLAALKLPELRKMAADMGLKSISALRKGELIEAIQTGKVPNRKTATKAAAKKSDEATPAEKKPRRATRPAGAADAAQEKGAADAAQEKSDSSGDDNKGEQRYESRSAARRARRYRARHNNDQPDQHDKDRDDDRDSDRDSDRDKDQQNEHQDRDNNRDSNRDNNRDYNRDGGGRRGRRGRRNRRGRNQDNRDYNRGGNDNNQQNQELDPAELQEVGGILDIVDHNAAFIRTTGYKASQNDVFVPNNLVRQFGMRSGDAVIGQVRANGQNQSHGHGRNRKRFNKLVRVDSVNGQQPDQVKDRPEFHKLTPLYPNQRLRLETEPNILTTRVIDLVMPIGKGQRALIVSPPKAGKTTILQNMANAISTNNPECYLMVVLVDERPEEVTDMQRSVKGEVIASTFDRPPSEHTAVAELAIERAKRLVEMGQDVVVLLDSITRLGRAYNNSSPASGRILSGGVDSNALYPPKRFLGAARNIEEGGSLTIVATAMVETGSAGDTVIFEEFKGTGNAELKLDRKIAERRVFPAVDVNPSGTRKDELLLVPEEARIMHKLRRILSALDSQAAIDLLIKQLKKTNSNGEFLMQIAQSAPMAADAEPEDYL, encoded by the coding sequence GTGACTGAAACGGATAACGTAGCAACACAGAACCTTGCTGCTTTGAAACTTCCGGAACTGCGCAAAATGGCTGCAGACATGGGACTCAAAAGTATTTCCGCCCTGCGCAAGGGCGAGCTGATTGAGGCTATCCAGACCGGAAAGGTGCCGAATAGGAAAACTGCGACAAAGGCGGCGGCAAAGAAATCCGACGAGGCTACACCGGCAGAAAAGAAGCCGCGCCGCGCCACCCGCCCGGCGGGGGCTGCCGACGCGGCCCAAGAGAAGGGGGCTGCCGACGCAGCCCAAGAAAAGTCGGACTCTTCCGGTGACGATAACAAGGGTGAGCAGCGTTATGAGTCGCGTTCGGCAGCACGCCGTGCGCGCCGCTACCGCGCCCGACACAATAACGATCAGCCAGATCAGCACGACAAGGATCGTGACGACGATCGTGACAGTGATCGTGACAGTGATCGTGACAAGGATCAGCAGAACGAGCACCAGGACCGCGACAACAACCGCGATAGCAATCGCGACAACAATCGCGACTACAACCGTGACGGTGGGGGTCGTCGTGGTCGTCGTGGGCGCAGGAACCGCCGGGGACGCAACCAGGACAACCGCGATTACAACCGCGGTGGCAATGACAACAATCAGCAGAACCAAGAGCTGGATCCTGCTGAGCTGCAAGAAGTTGGCGGGATCCTCGACATTGTTGACCACAACGCTGCTTTCATCCGCACCACTGGTTACAAGGCCAGCCAGAATGATGTGTTTGTCCCCAACAACCTAGTTCGTCAGTTTGGTATGCGCTCCGGCGATGCTGTCATCGGCCAGGTCCGCGCGAATGGACAGAACCAGTCCCACGGCCACGGCCGCAACCGCAAGCGTTTCAACAAGCTGGTTCGCGTCGATTCTGTCAACGGCCAGCAACCAGATCAGGTGAAGGATCGGCCCGAATTTCACAAGCTCACGCCGCTATACCCGAACCAGCGTCTGCGCTTGGAAACCGAGCCGAACATCCTCACCACGCGCGTGATCGACTTGGTGATGCCGATTGGTAAGGGCCAGCGCGCTCTGATTGTGTCGCCCCCAAAGGCAGGTAAGACCACGATCCTGCAAAACATGGCGAATGCGATTTCCACCAATAACCCTGAGTGCTACCTGATGGTCGTGCTTGTCGACGAGCGCCCTGAGGAAGTTACCGACATGCAGCGCTCTGTGAAGGGCGAAGTGATTGCGTCGACCTTCGACCGTCCGCCTTCAGAACACACCGCGGTTGCTGAGTTGGCGATTGAGCGTGCGAAGCGCTTGGTGGAGATGGGCCAAGACGTCGTGGTTCTACTTGACTCCATCACTCGCTTGGGCCGTGCATACAACAATTCTTCTCCAGCTTCAGGCCGTATCCTGTCCGGTGGTGTGGATTCCAACGCGCTGTACCCACCGAAGCGCTTCCTGGGTGCTGCCCGCAACATCGAAGAAGGTGGTTCACTCACCATCGTCGCAACGGCGATGGTGGAGACGGGTTCGGCCGGCGATACCGTGATCTTCGAGGAGTTCAAGGGAACAGGTAACGCGGAGCTGAAGCTGGATCGCAAGATTGCTGAGCGTCGTGTTTTCCCAGCGGTGGACGTGAATCCGTCTGGTACCCGCAAGGATGAACTCTTGTTGGTTCCTGAGGAGGCGCGCATTATGCACAAGCTGCGCCGTATTCTGTCGGCGCTGGATTCCCAGGCAGCGATTGATTTGCTGATCAAGCAGCTGAAGAAAACGAATTCGAACGGCGAGTTCCTGATGCAGATTGCTCAATCTGCGCCGATGGCCGCCGATGCGGAACCGGAGGATTACCTCTAA
- a CDS encoding long-chain fatty-acid--CoA ligase, producing the protein MLSTMQQVPMSIGQLLEYGSTVHGSTKITTWRTTLAEETTFASIGARAAAFAHTLHDTFGIDGDQRVATMLYNCSEHLEVMFGVAAKGAIFTPLNKQLMPDQIAYIINHSGAEVIVVDPRLASLLAGIVVKCPAVRAVVVTGLSPHDELRSMFPTSVEIHSYEGLLDGRSTIYEWPELPEDTAAALCYSTGTTGAPKAVMYSHRSLWMQAMSLRTTDSLAITHGESFLCCIPIYHVLSWGVPFAAFMSGTPLVLPDSDVSPETLAKLIASTHPRVAHGVPTLWIQLMVHYMHNPPERMSLTEIYVGGSPAPPAMIKIWEERYGVDVIHVWGMTETSTVGTVARPPSGASGEARWAYRISQGRFVPSLEYRVVNDGQVVSATDRNQGEIQVRGNLVISRYWTSAAEEAGGTAHEFRGNVVDSGEELFTDDGWLRTGDVGSVTEDGFLTLYDRARDVIRSGGEWIYSVQLENLIMEAPEVVECAVIGYPDEKWGERPLAVTVLYEEHGPSVEMAEQLRDRLRGELPNWMLPEYWTFVRSIDKTSVGKFDKKDLRQHLAHDKFDIIALKGPGNRSHPKSN; encoded by the coding sequence ATGCTCTCCACCATGCAGCAAGTCCCGATGTCTATTGGCCAGCTCTTAGAGTACGGCTCTACGGTGCACGGATCCACCAAGATCACCACGTGGCGGACGACACTTGCGGAGGAGACCACCTTCGCATCAATCGGCGCGCGTGCGGCTGCTTTCGCACACACCCTGCATGACACATTTGGCATTGACGGAGACCAGCGCGTAGCGACGATGCTCTATAACTGCTCCGAGCACCTTGAGGTGATGTTTGGTGTGGCGGCCAAGGGGGCAATTTTCACTCCCCTGAATAAGCAACTAATGCCGGATCAGATCGCCTACATCATTAATCACTCCGGCGCAGAAGTGATTGTGGTGGATCCGCGGCTCGCGTCCCTGTTGGCGGGCATCGTCGTTAAGTGCCCTGCGGTGCGCGCGGTTGTAGTCACAGGGCTTTCCCCACACGACGAGCTGCGTTCTATGTTCCCCACCTCCGTCGAGATACATTCTTATGAGGGGCTTCTCGACGGCCGCTCCACCATCTACGAGTGGCCGGAACTACCGGAGGACACAGCAGCCGCGTTGTGCTATTCGACGGGTACTACTGGCGCCCCGAAGGCCGTGATGTACTCGCACCGTTCTTTGTGGATGCAGGCGATGAGCCTGCGAACCACGGATTCTTTGGCGATCACGCACGGTGAATCTTTCCTGTGTTGTATCCCGATCTATCACGTACTGAGCTGGGGTGTACCTTTTGCGGCGTTCATGTCTGGCACGCCCCTGGTACTGCCGGATTCGGATGTCTCACCTGAAACATTGGCCAAGTTGATTGCGAGCACCCACCCGCGTGTCGCCCACGGTGTGCCTACTTTGTGGATCCAATTGATGGTTCATTACATGCACAACCCTCCAGAGCGGATGAGCCTGACCGAGATTTATGTGGGTGGCTCGCCTGCCCCTCCAGCGATGATCAAGATTTGGGAGGAACGCTACGGTGTGGACGTGATCCATGTGTGGGGCATGACGGAGACCTCCACAGTGGGCACGGTGGCACGTCCACCGTCGGGGGCATCGGGTGAGGCCCGCTGGGCGTACCGGATCTCTCAGGGCCGTTTCGTGCCCAGCCTGGAGTATCGGGTGGTCAACGATGGCCAGGTGGTCAGTGCTACCGACCGCAACCAGGGTGAAATTCAGGTCCGTGGCAACCTTGTGATCTCCAGGTATTGGACATCCGCTGCGGAAGAGGCTGGCGGTACTGCTCATGAGTTCCGTGGCAACGTCGTCGATAGTGGCGAAGAACTTTTCACCGACGATGGTTGGCTGCGCACGGGTGATGTAGGTTCGGTGACTGAAGATGGCTTCCTCACTTTGTATGACCGGGCCCGTGACGTGATCCGCTCTGGTGGTGAGTGGATTTATTCCGTCCAGCTGGAAAACCTCATCATGGAGGCCCCCGAGGTTGTCGAGTGCGCCGTCATCGGGTACCCGGATGAGAAATGGGGCGAGCGTCCACTGGCAGTCACGGTGTTGTATGAAGAACACGGTCCCAGCGTGGAAATGGCGGAGCAATTGCGTGACCGCCTGCGCGGCGAGTTGCCTAACTGGATGCTGCCGGAGTACTGGACTTTCGTGCGTTCGATTGACAAAACGTCCGTGGGAAAGTTTGACAAGAAGGACCTGCGCCAGCATCTGGCTCACGATAAATTCGACATCATCGCTTTGAAGGGCCCGGGCAACCGCTCCCACCCCAAATCGAATTAA
- the moaA gene encoding GTP 3',8-cyclase MoaA, which yields MTDRTSTTITPLPLPLSLPLSVTPKHPATHYTAPADLPDAYPDGLRLLADRFGRIARDLRVSLTDRCNLRCTYCMPADGLEWIPTDFTLNDDEMIRLIRIGVEKLGIRMVRFTGGEPLLRKNLDHILAATKTLITDEGVAPQTALTTNGVSLARQAQKLADAGLDRVNISLDTIDPELYTRLTRRNRINDVFKAIDAALDAGLNPVKINAVVMPGVNKDGILDLARFALDKGTQLRFIEQMPLGPREEWKRSDMVTAEDIIDKLKQEFELSPAKQPRGSAPAALWNVTNGELEGSIGIIASVTHPFCGDCDRTRLTTDGAIRNCLFASQDSEISLRDLLRAGASDDELARAWAGTMWVKKPGHGIDDEGFLQPDRPMSAIGG from the coding sequence ATGACCGACCGCACCAGCACTACCATTACCCCACTACCGCTGCCCCTGTCACTGCCCCTGTCTGTGACACCGAAGCACCCAGCCACGCACTATACCGCGCCCGCCGATCTGCCAGATGCATACCCCGATGGCTTACGCCTGTTGGCTGACCGTTTTGGTCGCATCGCCCGTGACTTGCGTGTAAGCCTGACCGACCGGTGTAACCTGCGCTGTACCTATTGCATGCCGGCCGACGGGCTTGAGTGGATTCCCACCGATTTCACGCTTAACGACGATGAAATGATTCGGCTGATCCGGATTGGTGTGGAAAAACTGGGGATTCGCATGGTGCGCTTCACTGGTGGCGAACCTCTGCTGCGCAAGAACTTGGACCACATCCTGGCCGCAACCAAAACACTGATCACCGACGAGGGTGTGGCACCCCAGACCGCGCTGACCACAAACGGTGTGAGCTTGGCGCGACAGGCGCAGAAGCTTGCCGACGCTGGCCTGGACCGGGTGAATATTTCACTAGACACCATCGACCCAGAGCTTTACACCCGTTTAACCCGTCGCAACCGCATTAATGACGTGTTCAAGGCCATCGATGCGGCGTTGGACGCCGGGCTCAACCCTGTCAAGATCAACGCCGTGGTCATGCCCGGGGTCAATAAGGACGGCATTTTAGATCTTGCTCGTTTCGCCTTGGATAAGGGCACCCAGCTGCGCTTCATCGAGCAGATGCCCCTGGGCCCACGCGAAGAGTGGAAGCGCTCGGATATGGTCACTGCCGAGGACATCATTGACAAGCTCAAGCAGGAGTTTGAACTTTCTCCAGCGAAGCAGCCTCGCGGATCCGCACCGGCGGCATTATGGAATGTCACCAACGGTGAATTGGAAGGTTCCATCGGCATCATCGCGAGTGTGACCCACCCATTCTGTGGTGATTGCGACCGCACGCGCCTGACCACTGACGGAGCGATTCGCAATTGTCTGTTCGCCAGCCAAGACTCGGAGATTTCGCTGCGCGATCTGCTGCGCGCCGGGGCCAGCGATGACGAGCTTGCCCGTGCCTGGGCAGGCACCATGTGGGTGAAAAAGCCTGGCCATGGCATAGATGATGAGGGCTTCCTGCAACCGGATCGCCCGATGTCTGCCATCGGGGGCTAA
- a CDS encoding molybdopterin molybdotransferase MoeA, giving the protein MSSGERTIQEHLGAAVALAVPRLQRGVRVRDGLGLVLADDAVAQVAVPPFDNSAMDGFIVHSSDLSGTGPWELPVIGDIPAGSHPIDVAPGTAARIMTGAPAPTGSGTEDLLVVPVENTNIGRGPVPLPPTVVIKEADTSRTHLRRAGSNMRPGEIAAARGTRIDAGTVAALISLGVDEVAVYAAPVVAVISTGAELVERASDALGHQIPDSNRPMLAALAEANGAGHVLEFHAGDDDGAFRAVLDEAAHRADIVITSGGVSVGAFDVVRTVTGTSPKMWFGPVAQRPGAPQGLGTWNGTPLVCLPGNPVAAFNSFLTYVVPLMQATAGFSAQSALTDRPHLHVRVDEHFPAPHKPVTLLVPVRLDFSEAGVSATPFSSYGPGSHLVGSLANTNGLAVVEYGDSSNDRLVLHTRT; this is encoded by the coding sequence ATGTCTTCCGGTGAACGCACCATTCAAGAACATTTAGGAGCGGCGGTCGCACTCGCCGTCCCGCGTCTCCAGCGCGGGGTGCGGGTGCGCGACGGCCTTGGGTTAGTGCTTGCCGACGACGCTGTGGCTCAGGTAGCCGTTCCCCCATTCGATAACTCCGCAATGGACGGGTTCATCGTGCACAGCTCTGATCTCTCCGGCACTGGGCCGTGGGAATTACCGGTGATTGGTGATATCCCTGCGGGAAGCCACCCGATTGACGTGGCCCCCGGGACTGCTGCGCGCATCATGACGGGAGCGCCAGCCCCTACCGGCTCTGGTACTGAAGATCTGCTTGTCGTGCCTGTAGAGAACACAAATATTGGCCGCGGCCCGGTCCCTTTGCCTCCAACCGTAGTGATCAAGGAGGCGGACACCTCTCGGACCCATCTGCGCCGGGCGGGCTCTAACATGCGCCCAGGCGAGATCGCTGCGGCTCGCGGCACGCGTATCGACGCTGGTACGGTGGCTGCTTTGATCTCTTTGGGTGTGGACGAGGTCGCCGTGTATGCAGCTCCGGTGGTGGCCGTCATTTCTACTGGCGCTGAGCTGGTGGAGCGCGCCTCGGACGCGTTGGGCCACCAGATCCCAGATTCCAATCGCCCCATGCTGGCAGCACTTGCTGAAGCCAACGGTGCCGGCCACGTCCTTGAGTTTCACGCGGGAGACGACGACGGGGCTTTTCGGGCTGTGCTCGACGAGGCGGCACATCGGGCCGATATCGTTATCACCTCCGGTGGTGTATCTGTGGGAGCGTTTGATGTTGTCCGCACTGTTACCGGTACCAGTCCAAAGATGTGGTTCGGCCCTGTGGCGCAGCGCCCCGGCGCGCCACAGGGACTTGGTACATGGAACGGTACGCCGCTGGTGTGCCTGCCGGGAAACCCGGTTGCTGCGTTCAATTCTTTCCTTACCTATGTGGTTCCGTTAATGCAGGCCACAGCGGGTTTTTCTGCCCAGTCCGCGTTGACGGACCGCCCGCATCTGCATGTGCGTGTCGACGAGCATTTCCCTGCTCCTCACAAGCCGGTGACGCTGCTGGTGCCTGTCCGGCTTGATTTTTCTGAGGCCGGCGTGAGCGCCACCCCGTTTTCCTCATACGGGCCGGGTTCTCACCTTGTCGGGTCGCTGGCGAACACGAATGGTTTGGCTGTTGTGGAGTATGGGGATTCGTCTAATGACCGTTTAGTTTTGCATACCCGCACTTAA
- the moaC gene encoding cyclic pyranopterin monophosphate synthase MoaC: MKFTHLNDSGQAYMVDVTQKQPTIRTATAEGEVACSAEVMQALRDGTVPKGDVLAVARIAGISAAKKVPELLPLAHTIGVHGAAVDLELREDHVFISATVRTADRTGVEMEALTSVSVAALAIIDMVKGVDRSAVIRRMGIVAKSGGRSGDWSRKLPQ, encoded by the coding sequence ATGAAATTTACGCACTTAAATGATTCCGGCCAGGCTTATATGGTCGATGTGACGCAGAAGCAGCCGACTATCCGTACTGCCACAGCCGAGGGTGAGGTGGCGTGTTCAGCTGAGGTGATGCAGGCACTGCGCGACGGCACGGTACCGAAGGGCGATGTGTTGGCCGTGGCCCGCATCGCTGGTATTTCTGCGGCGAAGAAGGTGCCTGAGCTTTTGCCTCTGGCTCACACGATCGGTGTGCATGGTGCCGCTGTGGACTTGGAGTTGCGGGAGGATCACGTGTTTATTTCCGCTACTGTGCGCACGGCTGATCGCACGGGCGTGGAGATGGAGGCACTGACCTCCGTGTCTGTTGCTGCGCTGGCGATCATCGACATGGTCAAGGGTGTGGACCGTTCCGCTGTGATTCGCCGGATGGGCATTGTTGCGAAATCGGGCGGGCGTTCCGGTGATTGGTCGCGAAAGTTGCCCCAGTGA
- the mobA gene encoding molybdenum cofactor guanylyltransferase translates to MIRLGVIILAGGRSTRMGADKAQVKVDGVRLVDRVVAGLADDIPYVVVSPYDLGIPTVSEDPPFGGPVAGIATGAAALDTELKAVLSVDAPDSPALLDSLKGALESSSSDVAVVQAADGFLQPLCALWTASGLDAALDALSDPRDKSAKKLLLAAGSRVEVAGDGREVDYDTFAELGQLGKVEL, encoded by the coding sequence GTGATCAGGCTCGGCGTAATCATCCTGGCTGGCGGCCGCTCCACCCGCATGGGGGCAGATAAAGCCCAGGTGAAGGTGGACGGGGTACGTCTGGTGGACCGCGTTGTAGCAGGGCTTGCCGACGACATCCCCTACGTGGTGGTTTCACCTTATGATCTGGGGATCCCGACGGTGAGCGAGGATCCTCCTTTCGGTGGCCCTGTCGCGGGGATCGCTACTGGCGCCGCGGCATTGGATACGGAGTTGAAAGCAGTGTTGTCGGTGGATGCTCCAGACTCCCCCGCGCTGTTGGATAGCTTGAAAGGGGCGCTGGAATCGTCGTCAAGCGATGTTGCGGTGGTGCAGGCAGCCGATGGATTTCTGCAGCCGTTGTGTGCGCTGTGGACAGCCAGCGGGCTGGACGCTGCCCTAGACGCGCTGAGCGATCCACGCGATAAGTCCGCGAAGAAGCTGCTGCTTGCTGCGGGTTCTCGTGTAGAGGTGGCAGGCGACGGCCGTGAGGTGGACTACGATACCTTCGCTGAGCTTGGACAACTTGGCAAAGTTGAACTGTAA
- the modA gene encoding molybdate ABC transporter substrate-binding protein: MFRPARLVAVIAACGVVVTSVVGCASPTSSPYDEGLTVLGASSTRVINEVVADYAGTDLEFVNAGSSTLVQQLADGADGDVLITADRESMQRAHNDGTVTSPQVVASNTLVMVVPAHNPANITSVTDLNDDATVVFCDPQVPCGAATEDLLAANELNVTADSLEHAVADVLGKVISGEADAGWVYRTDALAAGEQVSTVEIPHADDFPNEVMAAVTTATDAPAEAESLVQLLVSPEFAQVWQRFGFTPVAT, encoded by the coding sequence ATGTTTCGGCCCGCTCGGCTCGTCGCTGTTATTGCTGCCTGTGGCGTGGTTGTTACCTCCGTTGTCGGGTGTGCCTCCCCAACGTCGTCGCCCTATGATGAAGGTTTGACGGTGTTGGGGGCGTCGTCGACACGCGTGATTAATGAGGTTGTGGCAGATTATGCAGGCACCGATTTGGAGTTCGTCAATGCGGGATCATCGACTTTAGTCCAGCAGCTTGCAGACGGTGCGGACGGTGACGTCCTGATCACCGCTGACCGTGAAAGCATGCAGCGCGCACATAACGATGGCACTGTGACCTCCCCGCAAGTGGTAGCAAGCAACACTCTGGTTATGGTGGTACCCGCGCACAATCCGGCGAATATCACGAGCGTGACAGATCTGAACGACGACGCGACAGTGGTTTTCTGCGACCCGCAAGTACCGTGCGGTGCGGCAACCGAAGACCTCTTAGCTGCCAATGAGCTCAACGTTACAGCGGATTCTTTGGAGCATGCGGTGGCTGATGTCCTAGGGAAGGTGATCTCCGGGGAGGCCGATGCTGGGTGGGTCTACCGCACTGACGCATTGGCGGCCGGTGAGCAAGTCAGCACCGTGGAAATTCCACATGCAGACGATTTTCCCAATGAGGTGATGGCGGCGGTGACCACGGCCACGGATGCCCCCGCAGAGGCGGAATCACTGGTGCAATTGTTGGTCAGCCCCGAATTTGCCCAGGTATGGCAGCGCTTCGGATTTACCCCGGTGGCGACGTAA